The sequence ATAATTCGAAACAAAATTGATAcacatacattttgaattttttttgcatcACTTTAAAGTATCTAcgactttcaaaaatttttttttttttgacacaaaTCGAAAAAACGAAATTGGCCTTACACATATatactttcaataaatttttatatggtgagtatgtatatgcatatattacataaattgtGTCTAAGAGCGAGGCATTtaagaaaacaaaaaggaaagACATAAGCATATACATAGTACATTGTGCGAagatttaagtaattttgaacatatcaaatactttgaaatactttaacaaaccgtaaaaatttaatacattgaAAACTTTATTAActcacaatacaaaaaaaaaaaaaaacaaacaaaacattttggtgaaacggtgcggccgacacgtaaaataatgatgaaaattcaataaatttttacaattcaTACTCCACATTTTGCTGTGTagcggtgcggccgacacgttaaatattaaaatttaatactttttgtgcaacggtgcggccgtcacgttaaacaatattgtaataaatactaaattgcaataaacataTCACGTCTAAAATTAATACTGTcttggaaaattggaaaaatagatcAGGATTCTCTCTTATATACCGTATATGGTAGCACACCcggtataaacaatttttttattcattgttCACAGGGAATACAACCCAGCTGTCTCTCAAGTGACTCCAACttcaaataatgtcaaatttattCAATTCACTAATTCTACTTCAACATTcaatacaaaattcaaattagattataaaatcattcttaatttcttttcaattaaaattgacattcataacacaaacttgccacttttattaattcaacttaggtgataaaaccatttcatattcactttcaattcaaatttgttcACATTCATGTCTCAATCCGCAGCAACAATTCAATTTAGGTTAATACAATACAGGTTacaaaaccatttcaaatataTTCTCAATTCAAATTTGTCCTTATTCAGAactcaaacaatttaaaattctaaaaccattccaaatttctttttcattcaaattcgttcatattcatacctcaaacttgcaactttttcacaactcgaattagattataaaatcTTTTCAACcttcttttcattaaaatttcttaATGCTTGGATAGCATACAAAGCTGCAAGTGTAAGAGCCTTCCTTTtgctaatgtcaaatttcgaaacaaaattcaaagaattgagagaaaatttctttaaaattagaaaacgcgttttacatacaggtcgttctttaccgacaaggcaagagaagttagatgaatataaaaattctttaattgaggcatataataacattttaataGAGGCAAACGGGcattttgaaaaccgacctaggccaattgctgtgaataaaagtttatcacgttgtagggaagaattaattaaatgttttacaaaactcaactgcACAATTAAAGTACCAACCAACTACATCGACTTAGTCTAAGATAACACTTTTATATCAGATACGGATCGGGAAGAAAAAGAATCCTTCGACGCATACAAAATCGAATTTGAGGAAGAAGAGGAATTCTCTGACTCATCAAAGCCGGAAACACTCGACACTCGTATCGGTGAACAAAGTTGTTTTTTACCTCATaccgaaaatatttcattacaagaaaacttctgtggtttcgatgacccagtcgttacatcaaacaactctttagggcttttaacaactttcccaaattccaaccaatctcgtactagttttctagaaccaacaataatggctacaccagagcaaaagagacagtttattgggtcgtgggcgcctttatttagggaaaactataacggtgaccccttagcgctagactccttcatagataaaattgaactagtagaaggATGTATAGATCCAGATCTTGTGCCAACTTTCATTTTATTggttaaatcgaagctcgaagggaaagcaagagaagcaattccgacaaatataacatctatccaagaaattaaagatgctcttaaaagtcgaataaagccagacaattcaaaagtcgttgcagggaaaatagcttcactaaaagttacgaacaataatttaaccgagtttgctaaacgagtagaggaattatctgatgctttagagaggtctctaattatcgggggaatatcaaaagacaaagcgcacgagatggcagtcgaacagtcagtaaacgtctgtaggctaaatacgcgctcagacttagtcaaatcaattctcgcatcaacctcctttagtgacgcaaaagacgtcgtagcaaaaatgatagtcgaacaaaacaatcaggctacagaaaggcaggtattagcttttcgatcaaggtttaacaatcaacccaactttcgcaataacaatagaggcaataactactacaataacaataatagatacaacaacaatagcaatttcaacaggttcaaaaacaataataatttcaataggtacaacaacaataataacgctagatacaataataacaatcaaaataggcaaaacaacaactataggcaaaacaacgacaatcgaaacaatagtaactcgcgtaatactagcaacagtcaaaataggctagaaaacagaaccaatactaacgccggaagttcaaatacgcgaaataatgcaaacgttcgctctttaaacttggacgcccctcagcagcgaacactgagggacgaggagataaacgaataaatattaaaaatattttttgtctaaagctaaactactcagattttatcgaaactcatataaccggatctaacaaattatgtacatttttactagatacacaagctgatatttcGCTAATTAAAATTTCTAGCTTAAATAAGCACATTCCCATTAACTATGACGAAATAGTGAATATCACTGGCGTTACATCAGATTCTGTTGCTACTTtgggtaaaataaacataaacctaaatttttcgaataatctagtcgaacacagcttacatgtggtaaaagatgacttcaatatcccatcagacggtatactgggtaaagattttcttcattataataaatgtgtaataaattattcaaatagtagcatctcattctgggcaaataaagaaaaagtcattatgccaatcctacacggaacagaaagagatatgtgtgtcataccaccaagatgcgaagtttttcgaattttcgacttaggtcactcaacaactccacttttcgttgaatctcaagaaatacaaaaaggcgtatttaccgcaagatgcattacaaactccaataacccagtcataaaattaatcaataccacaagtgatgtACAATTCGTAAACAAAAACTCTATTAAAACAGAAAACTTATCTAATTATCACGTCtatgtaatcgacaaaactaagtcagatgataagcgaattaacgaaataacttcgattttaaaagatcaaattccaaaagatgcaccatctgaacttttagatctatgcatacaatatgctgacatattcgcgcttgacaacgataaaatgacgttaaataatttttatgagcagaaattgcggttaaccgacaacgaaccagtgtatataaagaactatcgtctaccctattcgcagcgggaagaaattaacagacaggttacaaaattattagaaaatgatttaatagaagaaagctattctaactacaacagtcctcttatcttagttcctaaaaagaaaataaatggcaaaaaagcataccgaatgtgtgttgactttcgcgcagttaacaagaagctaatagcagacaaatttccattagcacgaatcgatgatattttagacaatcttggcagagccacaTTTTTCTCAactttagaccttttttctggatttcaccaaataccattacacgtagattcacgcgatataacctcattttctactgatcgcggagcgtatcgatggaaggtattgccatttggtctgaacattgcaccaaattcgttttctaggatgatgaccatcgcattttcaggaataccccctaatgtagcttttctttatgtagatgacattatagtcatcggctgtagcgaatcccatcacattaaaaatttgtctaaagtattcaatacttgtagatcattcaaccttaaactcaatccaagtaaatgcaattttctaagaccagaagtaacattcctaggacacaaatgctcagatgaaggtctgtcaccagacgaatctaaaatagacgcaattcgtaactatactaagccaacagacaaggacgctgtaagaaggtttgtagcttttgccaactactacagacgctttattcccaactttgcatctctggcagcacctctgaaCAGACTGAAtaggaaaagagtagaatttaactgggacgaaTCATGCGATAAAGCCTTTGATGCACTAAAagcatccctaatgtcaccaaagatattacaatacccagatttttctaAAGAGTTCaccattacagtagacgcttctaagacgggatgtggagcgatactcagccaagaacatcaaggcagcgatttacccatatgttatgcgtcaaaatcttttaatgaggcagaacaaaagaaagccatcattgagttagaactattagccatttattttgccattaaacaattcagaccatacgtttatggaaatcactttattgtaaaatcagatcataggcctttagtctatttattcactatgaaagacccatcttcaaaactttctagaattagacttgagttggcagaatacaatttcacaatagagtacataaagggaaaatcaaatgtaggagcgGATGCACTTTCTCGCataaccattggcgaaataaaagaatcaaccaaaaatatatttgcatttcagactagggctatgagtaagaaaaagaataaatgtagttctaccggaaatatagacttatgtgaaaacatacaaacattaaacgtgtttaataaattcactcataacttttcaaaaaaaattcctcgtattagatcagaaatatttcatgataaaaacaataaacaatttttaagaatatgcgcgcatataaagcataCAAAGCATATAAAGCATATAAAgcatataaagcataaaagaacaattttacttgattttgaattttctaacgaaataaagaatttcgataatttactttcgaggctagaaaaagaagccggaaaacgcaatattaaggaaatagaatggccaaaaaacgatttaattttcaaatatattacaattacaaattttaaagaaagaggaaataggcttttacaatttttaaaaattattttaatgcatccaattgaaacaatcactgatcaggaacaaaaatcaaaattattagcaatttatcacaatgatcccatcactggaggtcactgtggaacgaaaaaattatacgccaaattacgaaacaaattttactggaaaaacatgacaaaatacatagctagttatgttaggaaatgcgaaaaatgtcttctgaataaagtgaaaataggaaataaagaagaactcgttctaactcctactcctaataaacCTTTTGACATTGTCGTAATTGACACCATAGGCCCATTaccagaatcgagatatggtaataagttcgcgcttaccataatctgcgatctgacaaaatacttagttacaatatcaatacctgataaaagtgcaaaaaccatcgcgtcagcactattcgaaggcttcattttaatatacggtgttatgaaatccattaaatcagatttaggtactgaattcaaaaatgaaatttttgcaaatttaaccagttattaaatattgatcacaacttttctacaccatatcaccacgaaaccgtaggaactgtcgaaagaaaccatagagttttcaacgagtacctacgtgcgtacttaaatgattcctttgatgattgggatacatatttgagatattttacgttttggcataacacaacgccaaatacggtattcgataataaacctactccctttgaattaatttttggtaaaaaggccattgtgccatctgaaCTGAAGAACGAAAGAATTGAaccaatttataatatcgaaaattattcaaaagaagtaaaataccgaatgcaaaaatgccacgccttggctaaagagttagtagaaaaacacaaaataaggaataaagatgcatatgacaaaaatgcacaacaatggtagtaaacataaacgatatggttttagttcaaaaagaaccacgggaaaaacataaaaacatatatcagggcccaTACCTAGTAACAAGTATAGACGGTGTAAAcgtaaccatttttgataatgaaaataaaaaatacaaaacggtacataaaaaccgcataagaggagtacctagataaatacaatcggatgtacccaatttaattttgagatagtcaaaaaagattttttttatttttcacttcgctaataaagcaaatttaaatcaaaatttctcATACTCTAAAaccatacttaatttaagtaaaagcacatttaaataaaaatatgtcaaacGATAGAAACAATACGTAGcgtaagtaaaataaacaaatggaAAATGTATGTATAAGTTACTATTCAAAAccgatataaatgaaattttgaagtacaaagaaaacaaacaaaaaaaactattaatattcatatatgtaaatatgtaggcttaaagcacagataaatgtaattaattaaataaaataagctacttacagaaaaaaaagagaataataaataaactattaatattcatatatgtaaatatgtaggcttaaagcacagataaatgtaattaattaaataaaataagctacttacagaaaaaaagagaataataaataaactattaatattcatatatgtaaatatgtaggcttaaaatataaataaatgtaattagttaaACTAGCCAAGTTAGCCTAGGTAGATCTGCCGCAAAGCTCAAAATTATCCTAATTTTTTTCCCAATCGGGATGAATAATAACCACCCAAACAGGTTGAAGCCGACaaacctgatcaacttgtcgacttcaaacttttttcgaaaagggggatggtgtaacagcagccttatgatcttaccctgtttcccacttggtgcaaccctgttgtctattgtgaatggacaacaggtgttgaaacaagttggaaacggggaggtcggcaaaTGAAAAAGGCGGCCATCATTATAATTTTGGACATGTTAAGAAAAACACGAAGTAAGTGTCTGGAGAACTAAAACATTTTAATTGAAGTGTACAaactaaaatacaaattttaaaaaactcaAGAACATTTATTGTACTACAAACGAAAACTGAATAAAACAAAAGTACATAGAGTTAAACTTAAACTACGTGTTTGGTTTTCGATAAGTGCGTGTGTGCATTAGAGTtcgcacaaaaacaatttttctgaaggagttccataaggaacgccacatacctctggccatttactaacataatccataaccaccagtacgtatttgtgtccgtttgctagtaggaaatggacctgcgacatccatggcgatcctttcaaatggtgcacctgaaatatactgcttcatctggccatgacttcgtgttttgggccctttcgctctgttgcaaacctcgcagttggcaatccactcggtgaccgactgacggtaaccaacccaatagaatctctgcttaattttctcgagcgtcttcgtgattccaagatgacctccacttggaccattatgcagctctttgagcacgtcaggaatcctctttctgggaacaactcgatgaaggcaaccggatatcaattctaaactgttccactgtgcccaatatgacttcgcaatgggactctctgctgacatctcttctctgtttggtctttcgtttcgttcgagcccttgcataacacgtgacagatctgtatcttctagctgacactttcttagctgttccttgtcccattcatctgtacctgttatagtcattagccggacatctataatgtcttctttagcctcggcttttgaacagtgcttgcattccaaactacatggtcttcgtgacattgcatcagcatttccatgggtactacctttttcgatgctcaatggaaaagtcatagctttgtagtcgctcgatccaccgtgccagaACTgcacggaactgcagaagccatttcaacgctgcgtgatctgtcctgacgcggaatcgctggccgtagaggtatttgtggaaatgtttaatgcactctaccaatgcgaacagctctctccgtgtaacgcaatagttcctctctggttttccaattgaacggctgtaatatgcaactaccttctcctgtccatcgaccagttgtgataaaacgcctcctatagcatatccgctcgcatctgtatctagaataaacgtggctcctggaatcggatatgccaacattggggcagtgcacaaacgctctttcaatgtttggaaagctacttcttgctccttcttccattcaaaagctttaatttttcttgttagctcgtggagactatgggctacgctggcaaaatttggtacaaaccggcggtaatatgtacacagcccaaggaaacttctcaattcatgcagattctgtggtcttggccaatcctttactgcctctatctttttattcgctgtgcagatgccctccgtcgttaccttgtgacccaaataatttacttcttttttaaacagcgcacactttttgagacttaacttcagaccagcgccagctattctctggaaaacttctcCAAGTTCTTaatatgttcatcaaaattcttgcccaatacgatgatgtcgtccaggtacaccaagcatgttttcgaatgaggtcctttcagtacctggtccatgagtctctcaaaagtaggtggtgcattacaaagtccaaaaggcatcactgtaaattgccaaagaccatcaccgacactgaaggctgttttctctatATCTTCCtctttcacctcaacttgccagtagccgcttttcaagtccagtgtggaaaaccatttcgtaccggatagcgagtccagagtgtcgtcaattcttggcaatgggtagctatcctttttcgtaacgtcattcaacttccggtagtccacgcgaaacctcatttttccatccttcttctttacaagtactaccggtgagctccatggactagctgatggttcgatgacgccgctgtcgctcatttcttgtatgatttgactcacaacttccctcttcgccagtggaacactacgtggagcttgacggatcggcctcgcatctccagtgtgaatttgatgtttcacaacattggtgcggcctggtttggaaccatcctggtcaaatatgttcgcgtactttaggagcagttgttttgccttactctgataggcttcctctagcccctgcgtccatgccatgatgtcatttgaaagatcagtattactagatgaaacgtgttcctggagctgttcacagttaataactacttcagcctcttggcatcttcccaaaatagctcctttggtcaaattgaatggtggcttgaactcattgagtactcttaccggaatacatccatcttgttttgtcatggccagggtttttcctgtaagtatattcagtgctgatttatttgctgcttcgacaacgcacaatttgtttgtcccacaatctccatcaacctttgcccagatgactgcttctgattttggtggtatttgctgactctcttccaccagcactcgtttactgctgtagcctctctcgtagccgaaattaagtggcacatccatgttcttatatcgcattttCTTGCTTTGcgtgtcgatcttgatgccttgggcaattaagaagtccactccaattatgattttatCAACGATCTCTCCCACTATAAAACTGTGTAGTACCGTGGCGTTCCCAATtgtgacttcacatgctacttctcctagaacctgggtgtcttctccagtggctatACGGAAACTtactccatgcaatggtcttatcttcttgttaacTAAATCCGATAGAATGATGgagtgagatgcacccgtatctacagtcagtaaccgttcctttccatccacatgtcctccgacagtaagattgcttgaccctcttccaatttgcgagatggagattatggggcattcaattgagggagccagctgtcgccccttgcggctgactctctttagtttaacgactgaatggacttggagatttgctcatctccttcagctctgcgtttacgaccacccacattgttggaactgttagggttggtgttgcaatgtcgtgaaatatgacctgggttgccgcacttgaaacatttaataactccggcatttttctgttgtgatcccttcagtgcttccaaaattgtgtatacCCATTCTGGTCTtcccacttccacacgatgagctttgtatgctggtttactcaatagtgaggcggtttcctgagtcaatgcatgtgataccgtatctgcaaatgttggctttgggtttgcgtatgtggctcgcttcgtttcgacgtcccgtatgccatttataaagctctgaaattttactctttcggtgtattccacgggtgcgtcggcattcgccaaatgtgcaagcctttcgacatctgacgcaaactcctg is a genomic window of Eurosta solidaginis isolate ZX-2024a chromosome 4, ASM4086904v1, whole genome shotgun sequence containing:
- the LOC137247560 gene encoding putative mediator of RNA polymerase II transcription subunit 29, which gives rise to MKLNENCKQRSDDGSSRTAAAVKAYDNTFISDTDREEKESFDAYKIEFEEEEEFSDSSKPETLDTRIGEQSCFLPHTENISLQENFCGFDDPVVTSNNSLGLLTTFPNSNQSRTSFLEPTIMATPEQKRQFIGSWAPLFRENYNGDPLALDSFIDKIELVEGCIDPDLVPTFILLVKSKLEGKAREAIPTNITSIQEIKDALKSRIKPDNSKVVAGKIASLKVTNNNLTEFAKRVEELSDALERSLIIGGISKDKAHEMAVEQSVNVCRLNTRSDLVKSILASTSFSDAKDVVAKMIVEQNNQATERQVLAFRSRFNNQPNFRNNNRGNNYYNNNNRYNNNSNFNRFKNNNNFNRYNNNNNARYNNNNQNRQNNNYRQNNDNRNNSNSRNTSNSQNRLENRTNTNAGSSNTRNNANVRSLNLDAPQQRTLRDEEINE